tatatatatcttatcTTAATATGGGTGCTAACAATGTTTTCGGCCGATAGTAAGTTTTACCTCTTTCAATAAATTTTATCCTGACACATAATTAAAGATTGAACATTTGTTAACATATTTAAAGAACCCAACTTTGTataatactccctctgttcctaatTATAAAACATAATACTCAATCTCCGAGTTTGTTGTTAACAAACATGTATacctattttcaaaaaaaaaaacgtgtatACCTAATTAATTACTCTAAGGGGAAAAATGTCATAAAACAAATTATTGAAATCTTAAAGGTAGTTTTTTGACCGATATTTATTCATAGTTACATACTCCAATTTTCTAACTTAACTTCTAAGCGATATGAGAAAATTTCATATTTCCAATTTTCTCTATCACAGcaattatatatatttgaaaacctttttttttcgtttaatgcattaatgatgTATGAAAAACATTTTGTGTCGGACATCATCTACACCTTCAAAAAAATTTTGTGTGTAGGACAGTTGACACCCTTCGGAGGCAATCTTGTTCAAGCCGGAAACATCCATATCATAATGAggctaactcttgggtttttccATTCACAAAACTCGAACTGAGACATTACTCAAGCGGAATCAAGCATCTACACCTGCAATTCATAACATTTTAAACCGCcataaattattataaaattgtGTACACCAATCATGACCATGCATTAAAGCCAAGTTTTCACTGACCCACATGCCATAGCAGAATCTTCATTCTGCATTAGGGGAGAAAATTAGGAGGTCATTTTTATATAAAGCTTCAACATAACTTGACTTTAAAGTCGCAATATTTAAGCCACAAGGGTggcacaagtggtgaatgtgcatttccttaagggatttcacCTAAGCTTCtggcccgggttcgatcccctctgaggtcaaaaataaaaacctttgtggccagggacatcactaccgtatcccgagccagattagtcacgtggggcCCCTTTCCCCGTGGAGACTGGTGaccaaaggagaaaaaaaaaatcgcaATATTTAGTATTTAGCTTTAACAACAAAAGCTAATGACTATTTGTTGGCTCCTCAAAGTGAAACGGGTCATGATTTAAATTTAGAAATTGAATGATATCATGTAAATGGTCTTACTTTTGTACTGTCTTCATCCATGTCCTGTCCTTGTGCACTGAATGTCTCCAAAATCTTAAACTAGCCTACTCACTTTATGGGTATGATACAATCACGTCAATTTTGTTTGTCATGTGTTGGTGATGTTGCTACTTTATTGACCAAAGGAAAATTttggtttatattttttttagtgttAACTGAGGTATCATACACTGGATAATTGTGGGACTAATCTTCAACTCCATTGTCAACACATTAAGTGATGAAAGGCTGACCAATAAGTTTCCTCAATTTGCAAGAGTTGAGAATCAAACACCTAAATATTACTTAAGGAACGAAGTGTTGAACCACTACGCCAACCTACTTGCTTCTTGACTTGGTCCATATGGTTCTGGTTTAGAGTTGGGCAAGTTTATTTAACAAACATCTTACAATATTGTGCTAGTTCTATGTTTTTCTTATTTGATTTTCACCAGTGCCATATCATAGCCCACCAAATAGGATTCCTAAAAAAATAGTTAAGATATACAGTTAAGTTCAAGAAATATGAACAATTGAATTCACTACACCCACACTACATCAAAACTTCTCTCATATAGTGggagaaaaaatatttcaaaccaATACAGGATTTCTATGAACCCTAGAATGCAAAGCGGCTCCCAGTTCCATCCAGAAAACGATCAGTGTGCCACCCTTTGCTCTGTAATTCTTTTAAAAATACAGGAAACACACCGGTCATTTTCTTGTAAGCCTCATGCAGGACACTAGCACTGAGCTCATGAGAGGAATTCTCAATTTGTGCAGCATATGCAGCAACTAGCCACCCTCTCAATGCATCTTCACCACTAGCATCTTGTTCCAACACCATGTCGACGCATTTACCCCCACGATTTAAGAGAAACTTCTCCCCTGGAAGTACCTGTTCTAATTCAAGAAGCCTGGAAGGCTTAATAACCTCATGCAAAGCCCTCCCCACTCTTACATTTCCAGCATCTTCTGTGAGTCGGACACGAAACAGCAGATCCTCTCTATATCTTAGATCAGCAGGGCTTGAGACAACTCCTGCCTGCTTTCGAATACAATTAACATTAAAACAGCATTTCACATGTTCAAATAAAGGAAGGAAACCATGAGTGATTTCATTTACTACAATGGTAAAAACCAGACCTTGAGAAAATCTGTCACGATCATTGCAGTTCTTCGTGGATTCAAGGTATTGATAGGTGTTGCTCTCATTTCTTCAGACACACTGTATATATGTAAAATTGAAAGGAGAGGACCTACAACCATCTGACAACAAAATGTTTCATAATCCATCAGTTGGAATCCTCAACACAATGTGTATTTTACCATTAAGATATGCAACACGATTAACTTACTTTGTCCTTCCTTTTTTAGTTTGTTAGTAACATTTCTGATTACAAGAAACAAAATTTCCACGATCAATGATTGAAAGAAAAGAGGACCGACAGCAACCGGACGAAAAAGTTCTATAACTCCATCattaaataatatatgaaaGGCAATGAAATTGTATTCAAAATATAATAGAACCCAAAAAGAATGAACATAAAGTAACCAATCAGAGCTGAATAAATAGACAGACCTTGTCCTCCCTGGCCTAAGCCACCAACTCTAACAAAAAAATTTAACCCCCCTCCCCTCGCTATCTTCCCCGACACAGACTCTCTTGCACAACCAAGAACAACATTGCATATATTGTTGGCACAAACTAATTGTAAAAGTAAAAGCTGAAGATCAAATTGAACACTAAAGCTCAAGAGTAAACAAATAAGGTCTCTATACCTTTCCCTGCACTGATGCACAGATAGTAGATGCTAGCTGAATTCCAACTCCAATCCCAATAACGTTACAGAGTGTTGAAAAAGCCTCCCCCTTCGCAAACAGGTCACTGAGATTTCCTTCTTTAGCAAATGAAGAATATATAGGCAATCTTGTTGCCCTTGCTGCAACAACTGCCATCCCCTGTTGATTCCCAAATAACAGAGAGAAGTTAATAGACCATAAAATATGATGCATTTACCAGATATCTAAATCAGGATACTAAAACCAATGGCCATGAGCTTTAACGAACAATTAGCACTGAGACAACTTTATGTCGCAACATATGCTATAATGTGAAATTGTTT
This is a stretch of genomic DNA from Lotus japonicus ecotype B-129 chromosome 1, LjGifu_v1.2. It encodes these proteins:
- the LOC130730539 gene encoding protein root UVB sensitive 2, chloroplastic-like isoform X2 — protein: MFVRSVLVVFVMLVDDSRPLYQKVAGSFMNKFFPSGYPYSVNEGYLRYTQFRSVQHVTSAALSVLSTQSLLFAAGLRPTPAQATAVSWILKDGMQHVGKLICSNWGARMDSEPKRWRLIADVLYDLGTGLEVLSPLCPHLFLQMAGLGNFAKGMAVVAARATRLPIYSSFAKEGNLSDLFAKGEAFSTLCNVIGIGVGIQLASTICASVQGKMVVGPLLSILHIYSVSEEMRATPINTLNPRRTAMIVTDFLKAGVVSSPADLRYREDLLFRVRLTEDAGNVRVGRALHEVIKPSRLLELEQVLPGEKFLLNRGGKCVDMVLEQDASGEDALRGWLVAAYAAQIENSSHELSASVLHEAYKKMTGVFPVFLKELQSKGWHTDRFLDGTGSRFAF
- the LOC130730539 gene encoding protein root UVB sensitive 2, chloroplastic-like isoform X3, which codes for MLVDDSRPLYQKVAGSFMNKFFPSGYPYSVNEGYLRYTQFRSVQHVTSAALSVLSTQSLLFAAGLRPTPAQATAVSWILKDGMQHVGKLICSNWGARMDSEPKRWRLIADVLYDLGTGLEVLSPLCPHLFLQMAGLGNFAKGMAVVAARATRLPIYSSFAKEGNLSDLFAKGEAFSTLCNVIGIGVGIQLASTICASVQGKMVVGPLLSILHIYSVSEEMRATPINTLNPRRTAMIVTDFLKAGVVSSPADLRYREDLLFRVRLTEDAGNVRVGRALHEVIKPSRLLELEQVLPGEKFLLNRGGKCVDMVLEQDASGEDALRGWLVAAYAAQIENSSHELSASVLHEAYKKMTGVFPVFLKELQSKGWHTDRFLDGTGSRFAF
- the LOC130730539 gene encoding protein root UVB sensitive 2, chloroplastic-like isoform X1, with amino-acid sequence MEKEEGPVFWFETSGSVCHRHHFQSNGQLSVMLVDDSRPLYQKVAGSFMNKFFPSGYPYSVNEGYLRYTQFRSVQHVTSAALSVLSTQSLLFAAGLRPTPAQATAVSWILKDGMQHVGKLICSNWGARMDSEPKRWRLIADVLYDLGTGLEVLSPLCPHLFLQMAGLGNFAKGMAVVAARATRLPIYSSFAKEGNLSDLFAKGEAFSTLCNVIGIGVGIQLASTICASVQGKMVVGPLLSILHIYSVSEEMRATPINTLNPRRTAMIVTDFLKAGVVSSPADLRYREDLLFRVRLTEDAGNVRVGRALHEVIKPSRLLELEQVLPGEKFLLNRGGKCVDMVLEQDASGEDALRGWLVAAYAAQIENSSHELSASVLHEAYKKMTGVFPVFLKELQSKGWHTDRFLDGTGSRFAF